One Triticum dicoccoides isolate Atlit2015 ecotype Zavitan chromosome 5B, WEW_v2.0, whole genome shotgun sequence genomic window carries:
- the LOC119307764 gene encoding berberine bridge enzyme-like 18 — MASIALVLMVCFLGLFLPAPSLASTSNYTDFVRCISTSVPSQLVQTPNSPSFKQLLVSSIRNARFVAPATASPPLCIVMPTNASHVQAAVRCGRRHGVRVRVRSGGHDYEGLSYRSVCPNSEAFAVIDLAKLHAVRVDPRKATAWVDSGAALGELYHHVATAAPGLGFPAGVCSTVGVGGILSGGGIGLMMRNRGGGGGNFGIVLSWKVRLVPVPPTVTFFKLAKTMDQGAVNAVTKWQTLAPVLPDDLTVRVIVENRQATFEALYLGKCNAVVPTLRSRFPELGVTHADCKEMSWLQFTAYIYFGDATINRSMALGPFIKNKSDYVEKALTNETWEKIFLWPNDAASGQLVLEPHGGRMGHITANDTPFPHRSSVLYNIQYVQHWNGKGAGGDATPKPNWIGSLYDFMAPFVSKNPRAAYVNYRDLDIGMNTVVGGVTSYQSGKVWGERYFGPANFRRLAEVKRRVDAGDYFRHEQSVPPLPLN, encoded by the exons ATGGCAAGCATAGCGCTCGTTCTCATGGTTTGTTTCTTGGGTTTGTTCTTGCCCGCCCCCTCCCTTGCGTCGACCTCCAACTACACCGACTTCGTCCGCTGCATCTCCACGAGCGTCCCCAGCCAGCTCGTGCAGACGCCGAACTCACCGTCGTTCAAGCAGCTCCTGGTGTCGTCCATCAGGAACGCCAGGTTCGTGGCGCCGGCCACGGCGAGCCCACCGCTCTGCATCGTGATGCCCACCAACGCGTCCCACGTCCAGGCCGCCGTGCGCTGTGGGCGCCGCcacggcgtgcgcgtccgcgtCCGCAGCGGCGGGCACGACTACGAGGGCCTCTCCTACCGGTCAGTCTGCCCCAACAGCGAGGCGTTCGCGGTAATCGACCTCGCCAAGCTCCACGCCGTCCGCGTCGACCCACGCAAGGCCACCGCGTGGGTCGACTCCGGGGCGGCGCTCGGGGAGCTCTACCACCACGTCGCCACGGCGGCTCCAGGGCTGGGCTTCCCGGCTGGCGTGTGCTCGACCGTGGGCGTGGGGGGCATCTTGAGCGGCGGCGGCATAGGCCTAATGATGCGCAA ccgcggcgggggcggcggcaatTTCGGCATCGTGCTGTCGTGGAAGGTGAGGCTCGTGCCAGTCCCACCGACGGTGACCTTCTTCAAACTCGCCAAGACCATGGACCAGGGCGCCGTCAACGCGGTGACCAAATGGCAAACGCTCGCGCCCGTGCTCCCGGACGACCTCACCGTACGTGTTATCGTAGAAAATCGTCAGGCCACCTTCGAAGCCCTGtacctcggcaagtgcaacgcggtGGTGCCGACGTTGCGCAGCCGATTCCCGGAGCTCGGCGTGACGCACGCCGACTGCAAGGAGATGAGCTGGCTGCAGTTCACGGCGTACATATACTTCGGCGACGCCACCATCAACCGGTCCATGGCCCTGGGTCCCTTCATTAAGAACAAGTCCGACTACGTCGAGAAAGCCCTCACCAACGAGACGTGGGAGAAGATCTTCCTCTGGCCCAACGACGCGGCGTCGGGGCAGCTCGTCCTGGAGCCGCACGGTGGAAGAATGGGCCACATCACCGCCAACGACACCCCGTTCCCGCACCGGAGCAGCGTGCTCTACAACATCCAGTACGTGCAGCACTGGAACGGCAAAGGGGCGGGGGGCGACGCTACGCCTAAGCCGAACTGGATCGGGAGCCTGTACGACTTCATGGCGCCGTTCGTGAGCAAGAATCCGAGGGCCGCGTACGTTAACTACCGGGACCTCGACATTGGCATGAACACGGTGGTCGGCGGAGTAACGAGCTACCAAAGTGGCAAGGTGTGGGGCGAGAGGTATTTCGGTCCGGCAAACTTTAGGAGACTCGCAGAGGTCAAGCGCAGGGTGGACGCCGGCGACTACTTCCGGCACGAGCAGAGCGTGCCGCCACTTCCCTTGAACTAG